The following proteins are encoded in a genomic region of Dromaius novaehollandiae isolate bDroNov1 chromosome 29, bDroNov1.hap1, whole genome shotgun sequence:
- the S100A10 gene encoding protein S100-A10 has protein sequence MPSQMEHAMETLMFTFHKYAGDKNYLAKEDLRVLMEKEFPGFLENQKDPMALDKIMKDLDQCRDGKVGFQSFFSLVAGLTIACNDYFVVHMKQKGKK, from the exons atgcCGTCCCAGATGGAGCACGCCATGGAGACCCTCATGTTCACCTTCCACAAGTACGCCGGCGACAAGAACTACCTGGCCAAGGAGGACCTGCGGGTGCTCATGGAGAAGGAGTTTCCCGGCTTCCTGGAG AACCAGAAGGACCCCATGGCTCTGGATAAAATCATGAAGGATCTGGACCAGTGCCGCGACGGCAAGGTCGGCTTCCAGAGCTTCTTCTCGCTGGTGGCCGGGCTCACCATCGCCTGCAACGACTACTTCGTGGTGCACATGAAGCAGAAGGGCAAGAAGTGA
- the LOC112981972 gene encoding acyl-coenzyme A thioesterase THEM4, which yields MWRRCGALGRALAPRGLPGPAVGRWGAPGSRPPMWPSPACGAAALCSQPGRPKDYALPNASWSRDMLDLYDRFLAMTKEGLWKRIPSYNNVLDHIPESMKLAHEKKKDTRLFLRSIEAEGVGFEYVMFLNSSEKRVVCLFQPGSYLEGHPGFAHGGSIATIIDSTIGSCAIFVAGRVMTANLSINYMSPVPLGSVVLVDSKVDKVEGRKVFLSCKVQSVDGGTLHAEATALFIQLDATKSQKQQASCQ from the exons ATGTGGAGGCGGTGCGGGGCGCTGGGGCGGGCGCTGGCCCCCCGcgggctgcccggcccggccgtggggcgctggggggccccggggagccgcccCCCCATGTGGCCCAGCCCGGCCTGCGGCGCCGCG GCCCTGTGCTCGCAGCCGGGGCGCCCCAAGGATTACGCCCTGCCCAACGCCAGCTGGAGCCGGGACATGCTGGACCTCTACGACCGCTTCCTGGCGATGACCAAGGAGGGGCTGTGGAAGAGGATTCCCTCCTACAACAACGTCCTCGATCACATCCCAG AATCGATGAAGCTGGCGCACGAGAAGAAGAAGGACACGCGCCTCTTCCTCCGCAGCATCGAGGCCGAAGGCGTGGGCTTCGAGTACGTCATGTTCCTGAACAGCTCGGAGAAGAGGGTGGTGTGCCTCTTCCAGCCCGGCTCCTACCTGGAGGGGCATCCCGG CTTCGCCCACGGCGGCTCCATCGCCACCATCATCGACAGCACGATAGGGAGCTGCGCCATCTTCGTGGCCGGGAGGGTGATGACGGCCAACCTCAGCATCAACTACATGAG CCCCGTGCCGCTGGGCTCCGTGGTGCTCGTCGACAGCAAGGTGGACAAGGTGGAGGGCCGGAAAGTCTTTCTGTCCTGCAAAGTGCAGAGCGTTGACGGCGGCACCCTTCACGCGGAGGCGACGG CTCTCTTCATCCAGCTGGATGCCACCAAGTCCCAGAAGCAGCAGGCCAGCTGCCAGTAG